A section of the Pseudomonas sp. FP453 genome encodes:
- a CDS encoding FecR domain-containing protein — translation MSTPSTGLDYAALQQAADWFARLSAEPDARHLHDAWRQWHGRNEVNRLAWSYVARVSQRFAPLQEDVPGANQTLAHLRGSQRSRRQVLRGLSIAMGSALLGWGSWQQRGAWTRDFHTGVVPLGEQVLADGTRIWLNSGTALDVNFSAGQRALKLYSGEILINTGSDSRPFVVQTAQGCLRPLGTRFSVREHDGRTQLNVYEGRVQVACGDSGQTHIVPAGQGVDFDRHSLSALHPAQPGREAWAKGVLMANDMRLAEFVGELASYRHGHLGIDPQVANLRVMGTYPLQDTDQALAMLAQVLPVRVERRFAWWVNVVPR, via the coding sequence GTGAGCACTCCTTCTACTGGCCTGGACTATGCCGCGTTGCAACAAGCCGCTGACTGGTTTGCGCGCTTGAGTGCCGAGCCGGATGCGCGGCATCTGCATGACGCGTGGCGCCAGTGGCATGGGCGCAACGAGGTCAACCGGTTGGCCTGGAGTTATGTCGCGCGGGTGAGCCAGCGGTTTGCACCGTTGCAGGAGGATGTGCCGGGGGCGAACCAGACGTTGGCCCACCTGCGCGGTTCGCAGCGCTCGCGGCGGCAGGTGTTGCGCGGGTTGTCGATTGCCATGGGCAGCGCGCTGCTGGGCTGGGGGAGCTGGCAGCAACGGGGCGCCTGGACCCGCGATTTCCACACCGGTGTTGTGCCGCTGGGCGAACAGGTGTTGGCCGACGGTACGCGTATTTGGCTCAACAGCGGCACGGCGCTGGACGTCAACTTCAGTGCCGGGCAGCGCGCGTTGAAGCTCTACAGCGGTGAAATCCTGATCAACACCGGCAGCGACAGTCGCCCGTTTGTGGTGCAGACCGCGCAAGGTTGCCTGCGGCCTTTGGGGACGCGGTTCAGCGTTCGCGAACACGATGGCCGCACGCAGCTCAATGTGTATGAAGGCCGTGTGCAAGTCGCGTGTGGCGACAGTGGGCAGACGCACATCGTGCCGGCGGGGCAGGGCGTGGATTTCGACCGCCACAGCCTGTCGGCGCTGCACCCTGCGCAACCTGGGCGCGAGGCGTGGGCGAAAGGTGTGTTGATGGCGAACGATATGCGCTTGGCGGAGTTTGTCGGTGAACTGGCCAGCTATCGCCATGGGCATTTGGGGATTGATCCGCAGGTTGCCAATCTTCGGGTGATGGGCACGTACCCGTTGCAAGACACCGATCAGGCGCTGGCCATGCTTGCGCAGGTGTTGCCAGTGCGCGTCGAGCGGCGGTTTGCCTGGTGGGTCAACGTGGTGCCGCGCTGA
- a CDS encoding sigma-70 family RNA polymerase sigma factor, which yields MPPLPEPSPFNVGSLYSAHHGWIQRWLARKLGNVSDAAELAHDVFVRLLTHPREFGSDGHARAYLSTLSRNVCVDFFRRKQVEQAWLEVLASRPEACAPSEEHRALVLEALVHLQAMLDRLPVKVSEAFCLAQIDGLSYREIALRIGVSERTVTKYIGQAMFQCMVLEAELDGALS from the coding sequence ATGCCCCCGCTTCCCGAGCCCTCACCCTTCAACGTTGGCAGCCTGTATTCGGCCCATCACGGCTGGATTCAACGCTGGCTGGCGCGAAAACTCGGCAATGTCAGTGACGCTGCCGAACTGGCCCACGATGTGTTTGTGCGTTTGCTGACCCATCCGCGCGAGTTCGGCAGCGACGGGCATGCGAGGGCGTACCTGAGCACGCTGTCGCGTAACGTCTGTGTGGATTTTTTCCGCCGCAAGCAGGTGGAGCAGGCGTGGCTTGAGGTGTTGGCGAGCCGGCCGGAAGCGTGTGCGCCGTCGGAAGAACACCGGGCGCTGGTGCTGGAAGCGCTGGTGCATTTGCAGGCGATGCTGGATCGCTTGCCGGTGAAGGTGTCGGAGGCGTTCTGCCTGGCGCAGATCGATGGCTTGAGTTACCGCGAGATCGCGCTGCGCATTGGCGTGAGCGAGCGCACGGTGACCAAGTACATCGGGCAGGCCATGTTCCAGTGCATGGTGCTGGAAGCCGAGCTGGACGGCGCTTTGTCGTGA
- a CDS encoding flagella synthesis protein FlgN, with the protein MSLGKHLQVQQQAIEQLVQLLEQERLALAQAKVEGERLQELTASKQAALLKLEQLEAIRSGAQLKLGYGSGRQGAFKAAEDADCLAAWRQVQALAQRARQLNLANGGAIKQRMACNQKIVGFLNSLGGDRLYGPDGRTQRDNP; encoded by the coding sequence ATGAGCCTGGGCAAACATCTGCAAGTGCAGCAGCAGGCGATTGAGCAGTTGGTGCAGTTGCTGGAGCAGGAACGGTTGGCGTTGGCCCAGGCTAAGGTCGAGGGTGAACGCTTGCAGGAACTGACGGCGAGCAAGCAGGCGGCGTTGCTCAAGCTGGAGCAGCTGGAAGCGATCCGCAGCGGTGCGCAATTGAAGCTCGGCTATGGCAGCGGTCGCCAAGGTGCCTTCAAGGCGGCCGAGGATGCCGATTGCCTGGCGGCGTGGCGGCAGGTGCAGGCGTTGGCGCAACGGGCGCGGCAGCTCAACCTGGCCAATGGCGGGGCGATCAAGCAGCGCATGGCGTGTAATCAGAAGATTGTCGGGTTTTTGAACAGCCTGGGCGGTGACCGGTTGTATGGGCCGGATGGGCGCACGCAGCGGGACAACCCTTGA
- the flgM gene encoding flagellar biosynthesis anti-sigma factor FlgM produces MKIISANLTNPPAPVDSQAPGSQRVELLALEATVDDGVQVSSSSAETRVESSADVDMDKVAAVRQAIAGGTYQVSADSIFDGLAASVGETVE; encoded by the coding sequence GTGAAAATCATAAGTGCGAACCTGACCAACCCCCCGGCGCCCGTCGACAGCCAAGCGCCCGGCAGCCAGCGCGTTGAATTGCTGGCGCTGGAAGCCACCGTCGATGACGGTGTGCAGGTTTCCAGCAGCAGTGCCGAGACGCGCGTCGAGAGCTCGGCGGATGTGGACATGGATAAAGTCGCAGCGGTGCGCCAGGCCATTGCCGGTGGGACGTATCAGGTCAGCGCCGATTCGATCTTCGACGGCCTCGCCGCCAGCGTGGGTGAAACCGTCGAATGA
- the flgA gene encoding flagellar basal body P-ring formation chaperone FlgA, translating to MRWRSGGWVCLLCSALAQADGLEDRVRAVISPRLPAHAQLVAMELGQPAARIVDCAEPRPYLVHPEQNAFGRVAMGVRCSSEVAGYLQVNVRVVGDYIVARQRITAGEVIKAPMLESKRGPLERLPKGVLFDTAQIIGRQASRNLSRNVVLTQNSVRERWLVERNQQVTLQAEGAGFTISREGKALDNGSLGSTVRVMGSDGKMLSAQVVGQNALRLRY from the coding sequence ATGAGGTGGCGATCAGGCGGTTGGGTGTGTTTGCTGTGCAGCGCCCTGGCCCAGGCGGACGGCCTGGAGGACAGGGTGCGCGCGGTGATCAGCCCGCGTTTGCCGGCGCATGCGCAACTGGTGGCGATGGAGCTCGGCCAGCCGGCGGCGCGTATCGTGGACTGCGCAGAGCCGCGTCCGTATCTGGTCCATCCCGAGCAAAACGCATTCGGCCGGGTGGCGATGGGCGTGCGCTGTAGCAGTGAGGTGGCGGGTTACCTGCAAGTCAATGTGCGGGTGGTGGGCGACTATATAGTTGCGCGCCAACGCATCACGGCGGGGGAGGTGATCAAGGCGCCGATGCTGGAAAGCAAACGCGGCCCGTTGGAGCGGTTGCCCAAGGGCGTGCTGTTCGACACCGCGCAGATCATCGGACGCCAGGCCAGCCGCAATCTCAGTCGCAATGTGGTGCTGACCCAGAACAGCGTGCGCGAGCGTTGGCTGGTGGAGCGCAACCAGCAGGTGACGTTGCAGGCCGAGGGCGCGGGTTTCACCATCAGCCGCGAGGGCAAGGCGCTGGACAATGGCAGCCTGGGCAGCACCGTGCGCGTCATGGGCAGCGACGGCAAAATGCTCAGCGCCCAAGTGGTGGGCCAGAACGCGTTGCGGCTGCGTTACTGA
- the flgB gene encoding flagellar basal body rod protein FlgB, with the protein MIDKLDNELRFQQDAMSLRAERQQVLANNIANADTPNFRARDFDFSSELASSLQKQHMGSGMALATTSDRHLHASSQSLSSRDLLYRVPDQPSLDGNTVDMDRERAQFTDNAVRYQASLTFLTSRLQSLKTAMQSE; encoded by the coding sequence ATGATCGACAAGCTCGACAACGAGCTGCGCTTTCAGCAGGACGCAATGAGTTTGCGGGCTGAGCGCCAGCAGGTATTGGCCAACAACATCGCCAACGCCGACACACCGAACTTCCGCGCGCGGGACTTCGACTTCTCCAGCGAACTGGCCAGCTCCCTGCAAAAACAGCACATGGGCAGCGGCATGGCCCTGGCCACCACCTCGGACCGCCACCTGCATGCCTCGTCCCAAAGCCTGTCCAGCCGCGACTTGCTCTACCGCGTGCCCGACCAACCGAGCCTGGACGGCAACACCGTGGACATGGACCGCGAACGCGCGCAGTTCACCGACAACGCCGTGCGCTACCAGGCCAGCCTCACGTTCCTGACCAGCCGCTTGCAATCGCTCAAGACCGCCATGCAGTCCGAATAA
- the flgC gene encoding flagellar basal body rod protein FlgC, with the protein MSMFSIFDIAGSALSAQSQRMNVTASNLANADTTSGPDNAAYRARQVVFESQYQAGSNIGGVRVSQVVEDGSPMRQEYRPGDPLADESGYVTMPNVEPVGEMVNMISASRSYQANVEVMSTSKEMMLKTLTLGEA; encoded by the coding sequence ATGTCGATGTTCAGCATTTTCGATATCGCCGGCTCCGCGCTCAGCGCCCAGTCCCAGCGCATGAACGTAACCGCCAGCAACCTGGCCAACGCCGACACCACCAGCGGCCCGGACAACGCTGCCTACCGCGCCCGCCAAGTGGTCTTCGAATCCCAATACCAGGCCGGCAGCAACATCGGCGGCGTGCGCGTCAGCCAAGTGGTCGAGGACGGCTCGCCGATGCGCCAGGAATACCGCCCCGGCGACCCGCTCGCCGACGAATCCGGCTACGTGACCATGCCCAACGTCGAGCCCGTGGGCGAAATGGTCAACATGATCTCCGCCTCGCGCTCTTACCAGGCCAACGTCGAAGTCATGTCCACCAGCAAGGAAATGATGCTGAAAACTTTGACCTTAGGTGAGGCGTAA
- a CDS encoding flagellar hook assembly protein FlgD — protein MTSTIASSVLSSMNSTSATADSTTSAADDLQDQFLTLLTTQLQNQDPTDPMDNSEMVTQLAQISTISSIENVTSTLEGISSQISAAETLQASALVGNGVLIDGNTLQVGDGVATTFGVTLDSAADDVTVTIKDSTGTVVRTIDEGSMSAGTQALSWDGLNDDGSTAADGAYTFAISATASDVAVTSTALKYALVTGVTTDSSNQVALDLGGVNDNVALSDISLVL, from the coding sequence ATGACCAGTACGATTGCCAGCTCGGTGCTGTCGAGCATGAACAGCACCAGCGCCACCGCCGACAGCACCACCTCGGCGGCGGATGATTTGCAGGACCAGTTCCTCACCCTGCTCACCACGCAGTTGCAAAACCAGGACCCCACCGACCCGATGGACAACAGCGAGATGGTCACCCAGCTCGCGCAGATCAGCACCATCAGCAGCATCGAGAACGTCACCTCGACGCTGGAAGGCATCTCCAGCCAGATCAGCGCTGCCGAAACCCTGCAAGCCTCGGCGCTGGTGGGCAACGGCGTGTTGATCGACGGCAACACCCTCCAGGTCGGCGACGGCGTGGCCACCACCTTTGGCGTGACCCTCGACAGCGCCGCCGATGACGTCACCGTCACCATCAAGGACAGCACCGGCACGGTGGTGCGCACGATTGATGAAGGCAGCATGAGTGCCGGCACCCAAGCGCTGTCATGGGATGGCCTGAACGATGACGGCAGCACCGCCGCCGACGGCGCCTACACCTTTGCCATCAGCGCCACCGCCAGCGACGTCGCCGTGACCAGCACCGCACTGAAATACGCCCTGGTCACCGGCGTCACCACCGACAGCAGCAACCAGGTCGCCCTGGACCTGGGCGGCGTCAACGACAACGTCGCCCTCAGCGACATCAGCCTCGTCCTCTGA
- a CDS encoding flagellar basal body rod C-terminal domain-containing protein, with amino-acid sequence MATTLGWPRPRPARLLLGVAGSGSLGSILSGTTEDSNVDLTAELVNLIIAQRNFQANAKSVTAQSEVLQQAVNIGS; translated from the coding sequence ATGGCGACAACACTTGGCTGGCCACGTCCTCGTCCGGCCAGGCTTTTGCTCGGCGTGGCCGGCAGCGGCTCGTTGGGCTCGATCCTCAGCGGCACCACCGAAGACTCCAACGTCGACCTGACCGCCGAACTGGTGAACCTGATCATTGCCCAGCGCAACTTCCAGGCCAACGCCAAGTCGGTGACGGCGCAAAGCGAAGTCTTGCAGCAAGCCGTGAACATCGGGTCCTGA
- a CDS encoding flagellar basal body rod protein FlgF, which translates to MDRMLFTAMSGANQALEQQAVVANNLANIVTPGFRAQLVEMQSSPVAGEGLPTRVSVAANGIGVDWSQGPVVHTDRALDVALGENVMLAVQAGDGSEAYTRRGDLQVDGTGAMSVGGRPVIGDGGPVTVPLGSEVTLGSDGTISVRELGMSPRGLSPVGKLKLVAALPGTLQPGTDGLFRTANSQPLPADDSLRVAPGALEGSNVSPTSAMVAMIDNSRRYDMQMKAISTADENAKSANSLLSLS; encoded by the coding sequence ATGGACCGCATGCTTTTCACCGCCATGAGCGGCGCCAACCAGGCCCTCGAACAACAAGCCGTGGTCGCCAACAACCTGGCCAACATCGTCACGCCGGGGTTTCGTGCGCAACTGGTGGAGATGCAGTCTTCACCCGTTGCCGGCGAAGGCCTGCCGACTCGCGTCTCGGTGGCGGCCAACGGCATCGGCGTCGATTGGAGCCAAGGCCCGGTGGTGCACACCGACCGCGCACTGGACGTGGCCCTGGGCGAAAACGTCATGCTCGCGGTGCAGGCCGGCGACGGCAGCGAGGCCTACACCCGGCGCGGCGATTTGCAGGTGGACGGCACCGGCGCCATGAGCGTGGGCGGTCGCCCGGTGATCGGCGATGGCGGCCCGGTGACCGTGCCGCTGGGCAGCGAAGTCACCCTCGGCAGCGACGGCACCATCAGCGTGCGTGAACTGGGCATGAGCCCGCGCGGCCTCAGCCCGGTGGGCAAGTTGAAGCTGGTCGCGGCCTTGCCCGGCACCTTGCAGCCCGGCACCGACGGGCTGTTCCGCACCGCTAACAGCCAACCGCTGCCCGCCGACGACAGCCTGCGCGTCGCCCCCGGCGCCCTGGAAGGCAGCAACGTCAGCCCGACCAGCGCCATGGTCGCGATGATCGACAACTCGCGCCGCTACGACATGCAGATGAAAGCCATCAGCACCGCCGACGAAAACGCCAAGAGCGCCAACAGCCTGCTGTCCCTGAGCTGA
- the flgG gene encoding flagellar basal-body rod protein FlgG, with the protein MIRSLWTAKTGLEAQQGQMDVIANNLANVSTNGFKRSRAVFEDLVYQNVRQPGAQSSTDTRLPSGLQVGTGVREVATERLHTQGNLEQTSSSKDLAINGLGFFQVDMPDGSTGYTRDGSFQLDSNGEMVTSNGYKLSAGVTIPANATAITISTDGIVSVTTPSASTSTQVGQLNLALFINPAGLESIGQNLYLETDASGSPTETTPGLNGGGTLSQGYVETSNVNVVEEMVGMIQTQRAYEINSKAVESSDEMLQRLTQL; encoded by the coding sequence ATGATCCGCTCACTGTGGACGGCCAAGACCGGCCTCGAAGCCCAACAAGGGCAAATGGACGTGATCGCCAACAACCTGGCGAACGTCAGCACCAACGGCTTCAAGCGCTCCCGCGCGGTGTTCGAAGACCTGGTGTACCAGAACGTGCGCCAGCCCGGCGCGCAAAGCAGCACCGACACACGCCTGCCCTCCGGCTTGCAGGTCGGCACCGGCGTGCGCGAAGTCGCCACCGAACGCCTGCACACCCAGGGCAACCTGGAACAGACCAGCAGCTCCAAGGACTTGGCCATCAACGGCCTGGGCTTTTTCCAGGTGGACATGCCCGATGGCAGCACCGGCTACACCCGCGACGGCAGCTTCCAGCTCGATTCCAACGGCGAGATGGTCACCTCCAACGGCTATAAACTCTCGGCCGGCGTGACCATCCCGGCCAACGCCACCGCGATCACCATCAGCACCGACGGCATCGTCTCGGTGACCACGCCGAGTGCGTCCACTTCGACCCAGGTCGGCCAGCTCAACCTGGCGCTGTTTATCAACCCGGCCGGCCTGGAAAGCATCGGCCAGAACCTCTACCTGGAAACCGACGCCTCCGGCTCGCCCACCGAAACCACCCCGGGCCTGAACGGCGGCGGCACCTTGTCCCAAGGTTACGTAGAGACGTCCAACGTCAACGTGGTGGAAGAAATGGTCGGCATGATCCAGACCCAGCGCGCCTACGAAATCAACAGCAAGGCCGTCGAAAGCTCGGACGAGATGCTCCAGCGTCTGACCCAGCTCTGA
- a CDS encoding flagellar basal body L-ring protein FlgH yields the protein MAHKYLLACVLALAGCDQLPHKPVVPEEDLPAPVYPLRQANGSIYQGSLGSQPLFEDRRPRRVGDTLTIQLEEQVSASKNSSSNASRAGSMGLKFATTSARASQVGSFGMDASTTHDFIGAGGSQANNSFTGTISVTVMQVMPNGHLRVRGDKQIAINQGTEFIRFSGLVNPRSITGENTVSSTQVSQARIEYVGDGYINEAQRMGWLHRILLNVSPF from the coding sequence ATGGCTCACAAGTACCTACTCGCCTGCGTGCTGGCCCTCGCCGGCTGCGATCAACTGCCGCACAAACCGGTGGTGCCCGAAGAAGACCTGCCGGCGCCGGTCTACCCGTTGCGCCAGGCCAACGGCTCGATCTACCAAGGCAGCCTCGGCTCCCAGCCGCTGTTCGAAGACCGCCGCCCGCGCCGGGTCGGCGACACCCTGACCATCCAGCTGGAAGAACAGGTCAGCGCCAGCAAGAACTCCTCGTCCAACGCCAGCCGCGCCGGCTCCATGGGCCTGAAGTTCGCCACCACCTCCGCGCGTGCCTCCCAGGTCGGCTCGTTTGGCATGGACGCCTCCACCACCCACGACTTTATTGGGGCCGGCGGCTCCCAGGCGAACAACTCATTCACCGGGACCATCTCAGTGACGGTGATGCAAGTGATGCCCAACGGGCACCTGCGGGTGCGCGGCGACAAACAGATCGCGATCAACCAGGGCACCGAGTTCATCCGTTTCTCCGGGCTGGTCAACCCGCGCAGCATCACCGGCGAGAACACCGTGTCCTCGACCCAGGTGTCCCAGGCGCGCATCGAGTACGTGGGCGATGGCTATATCAACGAAGCGCAGCGCATGGGCTGGCTGCATCGCATCCTGCTGAACGTTTCACCTTTTTGA
- a CDS encoding flagellar basal body P-ring protein FlgI yields MFLRAVRILLLSCPLWLCATAHAEQIRDIADFAGIRPNSLVGYGLVVGLDGSGDQTTQSPFTEQGLTNMLSQLGVTLPAGANMQMRNIAAVIVTANLPALSRPGQQIDVVVSSIGNAKSLRGGTLLMTPMKGADGEVYAVAQGSLLVGGAGASANGSSVTVNQLAGGRIPRGAIIERAVALNLNNEHGLLGLSLHEPDSATAQRVVYAINLDMRRTVASAVDGGLIEIQGPVSPNERTNFMARIESIEVLPIQARPKVILDSRTGSIVLNSSVKLYRAAVAHGNLSVIIDTTNTVSQPGAFSGGQTAVTSQSNISIESQGGSLHLLEGTANLMDVIKGLNALGATPQDLMVILQALKAAGSLRAELEII; encoded by the coding sequence ATGTTCCTGAGAGCCGTCAGAATCCTGCTGCTGAGCTGCCCGTTGTGGCTGTGCGCAACGGCGCACGCCGAGCAAATCCGCGACATCGCCGACTTCGCCGGCATACGCCCCAACAGCCTGGTGGGCTACGGCCTGGTGGTGGGCCTGGACGGCAGCGGCGACCAGACCACCCAAAGCCCGTTCACCGAACAAGGCCTGACCAACATGCTCTCGCAGCTGGGCGTAACACTGCCCGCCGGGGCGAACATGCAGATGCGCAACATCGCCGCCGTGATCGTCACCGCCAACCTGCCCGCGCTGTCGCGCCCCGGCCAGCAGATCGACGTGGTGGTGTCGTCCATCGGCAACGCGAAAAGCCTGCGCGGCGGCACGTTATTAATGACGCCAATGAAAGGCGCCGACGGCGAAGTCTACGCCGTGGCCCAGGGCAGCCTGCTGGTGGGCGGCGCCGGCGCGTCGGCCAACGGCAGCAGCGTGACGGTCAACCAACTGGCGGGCGGGCGCATCCCCCGTGGCGCGATCATCGAACGCGCGGTGGCGCTGAACCTCAACAACGAACACGGCCTGCTCGGTCTGTCCCTGCATGAGCCAGACTCCGCCACCGCACAGCGCGTGGTCTACGCGATCAACCTGGACATGCGCCGCACCGTCGCCTCGGCCGTGGACGGCGGGCTGATCGAGATCCAGGGGCCGGTGTCGCCCAACGAACGCACCAACTTCATGGCGCGTATCGAAAGCATCGAAGTGCTGCCGATCCAGGCGCGGCCGAAAGTCATCCTCGATTCGCGCACCGGCTCCATCGTGCTCAACAGCTCGGTGAAGCTGTACCGCGCGGCCGTGGCCCACGGCAACTTGTCGGTGATCATCGACACCACCAATACCGTCAGCCAGCCCGGTGCGTTCAGTGGTGGCCAGACGGCGGTCACGTCCCAGAGCAATATTTCCATCGAATCCCAAGGCGGCTCCCTGCACCTGCTCGAAGGCACGGCCAACTTGATGGACGTGATCAAGGGCCTCAATGCCCTCGGCGCCACACCACAGGATTTGATGGTCATCCTGCAAGCGCTCAAGGCCGCAGGCTCCCTGCGGGCCGAGCTGGAGATCATCTGA
- the flgJ gene encoding flagellar assembly peptidoglycan hydrolase FlgJ produces the protein MKSSDHFALDVQGLDHLRNRAHLDPQAGLKEASKQFEAVFIQMMLKSMRAAVPKSELSSNSQTELYTEMLDQQWAQSLSGKGIGLAEQLTRQLSGYASQQNPELSAATTAFLDLPTRSPFEAWKRREVSASNSDQPEHVQAFIARLSGPAQSAARDSGVPAELILAQAALETDWGRRTITTAQGADSHNLFGIKAGSAWQGATTQVLTTEYNDAEAQKQLESFRVYASDEAAFTDYARLIRSRPGYAAVRTAGDAPQAAVALQQGGYATDPRYAQKLISVMATIGPLHTTQARNDL, from the coding sequence ATGAAAAGCAGCGATCACTTTGCCCTCGACGTGCAGGGCCTTGATCACCTGCGCAACCGCGCCCACCTGGACCCGCAGGCGGGACTCAAGGAAGCCAGCAAGCAGTTCGAAGCAGTGTTTATCCAGATGATGCTTAAAAGCATGCGCGCGGCAGTGCCCAAGTCCGAGCTGTCGAGCAACTCGCAAACCGAGCTGTACACCGAGATGCTCGACCAGCAATGGGCGCAGAGCCTGTCAGGCAAGGGCATCGGCCTGGCTGAACAACTCACCCGGCAACTGAGCGGCTACGCCAGCCAACAAAACCCGGAGCTGAGCGCCGCCACCACGGCATTTCTCGATCTGCCGACGCGCTCGCCCTTCGAAGCCTGGAAACGCCGCGAAGTCAGCGCCAGCAACAGCGACCAGCCCGAGCACGTGCAAGCCTTCATCGCCCGCCTCAGCGGCCCGGCACAATCCGCCGCACGCGACAGCGGTGTGCCCGCCGAACTGATCCTGGCCCAGGCCGCGCTGGAAACCGACTGGGGCCGGCGCACCATTACCACCGCCCAGGGCGCCGACAGCCACAACCTCTTCGGCATCAAGGCCGGCAGCGCCTGGCAAGGTGCGACCACCCAGGTGCTGACCACCGAATACAACGACGCCGAGGCGCAAAAGCAGCTGGAAAGTTTCCGCGTGTACGCCAGCGACGAAGCCGCGTTCACCGACTACGCGCGCCTGATACGCAGCCGCCCCGGCTACGCCGCCGTGCGCACGGCCGGTGACGCACCGCAAGCCGCCGTCGCGCTGCAACAGGGCGGTTACGCCACCGACCCGCGTTATGCGCAAAAGCTGATTTCCGTGATGGCCACCATCGGTCCCTTGCACACCACACAAGCGCGCAACGATTTATAG